The proteins below come from a single Aspergillus oryzae RIB40 DNA, chromosome 5 genomic window:
- a CDS encoding uncharacterized protein (predicted protein): MSYQNMTMLYWGTGTVIVISLALLVRLRDKRHPSTSCQADDNVVIITGGCSGLGREMANIYRKNGAKVAVLDIHLGDSHSILGETVRYYKCDVANEEQVEQVVNRIEVETFSKTINTNLMGPVHTIRTILPQMIASKRNASIVNVSSVVAHVYPGGLSDYTASKAALSALHHCLDAEARYYGYDERIKFFLVEVGQMETPLFKWVKTPYELLTPVLSPKYVAEKVITAVESGCGRLIRLPRYASWACVYDALPTVMQQYARQLGGLDRAMAT, encoded by the exons ATGTCATATCAAAATATGACAATGTTATATTGGGGGACGGGCACGGTGATAGTCATTTCCCTAGCGCTGCTGGTCAGGCTTCGCGATAAACGGCATCCTTCTACTTCCTGTCAGGCAGACGACAATGTGGTCATTATCACTGGCGGCTGCAGCGGACTCGGACGAGAGATGGCGAATATATACCGAAAGAACGGAGCCAAGGTGGCTGTCCTCGATATACATCTTGGAGACAGCCACAGCATCTTAGGAGAGACAGTAAGGTACTACAAGTGTGATGTTGCAAACGAAGAGCAAGTTGAGCAGGTGGTGAACAGGATAGAAGTTGAA ACGTTCTCAAAGACCATCAACACCAACTTGATGGGACCAGTACACACTATTCGCACTATCCTCCCGCAAATGATTGCCAGCAAAAGGAATGCTAGCATTGTTAACGTCAGCTCCGTTGTCGCACATGTATATCCCGGGGGTCTGTCTGACTATACTGCGAGCAAGGCTGCATTGAGTGCCTTACATCACTGCCTCGATGCAGAGGCACGCTATTACGGATATGATGAGCGGATTAAATTCTTTCTTGTGGAAGTTGGACAGATGGAGACTCCGCTTTTCAAGTGGGTGAAGACGCCATATGAACTACTTACCCCGGTGTTGAGTCCCAAATATGTTGCTGAAAAGGTAATTACTGCTGTTGAATCTGGCTGTGGGAGGCTCATTCGTTTGCCACGATATGCGAGCTGGGCGTGCGTTTATGATGCTCTTCCGACTGTGATGCAGCAGTATGCTAGACAGTTGGGGGGTTTGGACCGGGCTATGGCTACGTAA
- a CDS encoding MBL fold metallo-hydrolase (predicted protein), giving the protein MSSLILPEFKGSTVDVSIIHAGQITVPAVYILQSPIPGHDLLDIPCYSFLIENKRRKKVLFDLGPRKDWREKLPPTSQIESARAVVKIEQDVADQLSKAKIPLESINTIIWSHHHMDHTGDPSLFPPSTELVVGPGFKLDKTTSLGYPMNADALVNDDAFLGRNLVELDFSGAVNIGGFLAIDFFKDGSLYLLRSNGHSEYLYTVMTGITNTFKIANNHISALARTSENHFILLGGDVAHHPGEYRPTEHLPLPIEIRPSPLDKVTCSASACPSYIFENISPTTAKAKGKKTKVTPFYELNAALNEDLESAEASLDKMTVFDGSANVLIIIAHDASLLDILPFFPKKITDWNVEGYKEAGAWRFLKDFSGAISRSM; this is encoded by the exons ATGTCTTCCTTAATCCTACCTGAATTCAAAGGCTCGACCGTGGACGTGTCGATAATTCATGCTGGGCAAATAACTGTGCCCGCGGTTTACATCTTGCAATCTCCTATCCCAGGACATGACTTGCTAGATATTCCTTGCTACAGCTTCCTGATCGAGAATAAGAGGCGCAAGAAGGTCCTTTTTGACCTTGGTCCCAGAAAGGATTGGAGGGAGAAGCTACCACCAACTA GCCAAATCGAATCTGCTAGGGCAGTTGTGAAGATTGAACAAGATGTTGCTGATCAACTTTCCAAGGCCAAAATTCCCCTGGAATCAATCAACACTATCATCTGGTCCCACCACCACATGGACCATACTGGAGACCCATCCCTGTTCCCTCCATCCACAGAGCTAGTCGTTGGCCCTGGATTTAAGCTAGACAAAACGACATCTCTAGGCTATCCTATGAATGCGGACGCTCTGGTGAATGATGATGCCTTCCTTGGGCGCAACTTGGTGGAGCTGGATTTCAGTGGTGCCGTAAACATTGGAGGCTTTCTGGCTATCGACTTTTTCAAAGATGGTAGCCTGTATCTACTGAGGTCGAATGGACACAGTGAGTATCTTTATACCGTGATGACAGGAATTACTAACACTTTCAAAATAGCCAATAATCACATCAGTGCTCTGGCCCGTACTTCGGAGAACcacttcatccttcttgggGGTGATGTCGCTCATCACCCAGGTGAATACCGCCCAACAGAACACCTCCCACTTCCAATAGAGATCAGACCGTCGCCGCTTGACAAGGTTACCTGCTCAGCATCTGCATGCCCCTCTTATATCTTCGAAAATATATCCCCTACGACAGCGAAAGCGAAAGGCAAAAAGACGAAAGTCACCCCGTTCTATGAGCTGAATGCCGCACTCAATGAAGACTTAGAAAGTGCTGAGGCCTCGCTCGATAAAATGACTGTGTTCGACGGCTCGGCCAACGTCTTGATAATCATTGCGCATGATGCGAGTCTTCTGGATATCTTACCCTTCTTCCCAAAGAAGATTACCGACTGGAACGTGGAGGGATACAAGGAAGCCGGGGCTTGGCGATTCCTGAAGGACTTTAGCGGGGCAATTAGTCGATCTATGTAG
- a CDS encoding cytochrome P450 (cytochrome P450 CYP2 subfamily) → MVSYEWCLDSFNPFGITRNSLCFFFLVALCLCWSSSAWSSKQQRLPPGPPALPVIGNLHQMPRRNRWRALQRWHKLYGPIISLRLGQRIAISLGTHKVARELLELRGNNYSSRPRFVVAGDYVSEGLHSILLPYGNQWRIHHRIQRELLTNHRTQAYRYLQDIESKQIVYDMLKSSDFVGHFRRYTSSVMFTLAYGKRLESPGRHEIAEASKITENISLAADQAKNMIVEVYPVLDYIPRCFAPWKRIGTRLHAQTVQFFEQQMLEGLRSPAWNWSKHIIALNETKDLSNKEIVYILGALYEAGSETTATVLQIFVLASVLHPECIGHAQLELDESVGNDRMPTFEDMPRLPYLNAFIKEVLRWRPIAPLGIPHAPSKIGEFMGYSIPEGATIFPNNWTLDLDDAVFRDPYAFKPERWLEDPNLPLSTFGFGRRACPGKQMAENSLYIAIARLIWGYNFHHAYENGLRVELDPWDMKEGVVSPPATFSAVLSVRSSVHQRLIELEWDSAEKDVNGILGQIESLMGSRAAAQKDSSA, encoded by the coding sequence ATGGTTTCATATGAATGGTGTCTCGACAGTTTCAACCCATTCGGCATAACGAGGAACAGCTtatgctttttcttcttagtAGCCTTATGCTTATGCTGGTCTTCCAGTGCATGGTCTTCAAAGCAGCAAAGGCTGCCACCAGGGCCGCCTGCGCTGCCAGTCATAGGCAACTTGCACCAAATGCCTCGGAGAAACCGCTGGAGGGCTCTCCAACGCTGGCACAAGCTATACGGTCCAATCATAAGTTTACGGCTGGGCCAACGCATCGCAATCTCTCTTGGTACTCACAAGGTTGCACGAGAGCTCCTTGAGTTGAGAGGTAACAATTACAGCTCCAGGCCACGGTTCGTGGTAGCGGGGGATTATGTTTCAGAAGGGCTTCATTCAATCTTACTTCCATATGGCAATCAATGGCGGATACACCATCGGATTCAACGGGAGCTTTTGACCAATCATCGAACACAGGCCTATCGCTATCTTCAAGACATCGAAAGCAAGCAAATCGTGTACGACATGCTTAAATCAAGCGACTTTGTGGGGCATTTTCGTCGTTACACATCAAGTGTCATGTTTACACTGGCCTACGGGAAACGGCTGGAATCACCAGGTCGGCACGAGATAGCTGAAGCTAGCAAGATCACTGAAAATATCTCCTTGGCTGCTGACCAAGCCAAGAATATGATCGTGGAGGTATATCCCGTATTGGACTACATTCCTCGATGCTTCGCTCCATGGAAACGGATTGGGACTCGCTTGCATGCCCAGACGGTACAATTTTTTGAACAGCAAATGCTGGAAGGCCTAAGAAGCCCCGCGTGGAATTGGTCTAAGCATATCATTGCGCTGAACGAAACAAAAGACCTTAGCAACAAAGAAATTGTTTATATTCTGGGTGCTCTCTATGAGGCTGGAAGCGAGACTACTGCGACCGTACTTCAAATCTTTGTCCTAGCTTCTGTTCTCCATCCGGAATGCATTGGCCATGCGCAATTGGAGCTTGACGAATCAGTTGGGAATGACCGAATGCCTACTTTCGAAGACATGCCGCGACTTCCTTATCTCAATGCTTTCATCAAGGAGGTCCTTAGGTGGCGCCCAATCGCGCCCTTGGGAATTCCACATGCACCGAGCAAGATTGGTGAATTTATGGGATATAGTATCCCTGAAGGAGCTACTATATTTCCAAATAATTGGACACTCGATTTGGACGATGCAGTTTTCCGGGACCCATATGCGTTCAAACCGGAAAGGTGGCTTGAAGACCCTAATCTTCCTTTGAGCACCTTTGGATTTGGTCGGAGAGCTTGCCCGGGAAAACAGATGGCCGAGAACTCATTATACATTGCAATAGCACGACTGATCTGGGGGTATAATTTTCATCACGCTTATGAAAATGGGCTTAGGGTGGAGCTGGATCCGTGGGATATGAAAGAGGGAGTAGTTTCGCCACCAGCTACCTTCAGCGCAGTTTTATCTGTGCGGAGTTCTGTCCATCAGCGGCTTATCGAATTGGAATGGGACTCGGCAGAAAAAGATGTCAATGGGATCTTGGGCCAAATCGAGAGCCTCATGGGGAGCCGAGCAGCCGCCCAGAAGGATTCGTCTGCGTAA
- a CDS encoding uncharacterized protein (predicted protein), with product MVSINAANPRVTTILVDLGGVFMHPQLESKLATRESAISLRRIMSTAVWMDYEAGQLSDRECFDQLAKEYHFQASDLAQIIKSFRDTICYDQATASIFKEIKQSGTRIFLVSNISKEDYAALRHRWDDEFWSIFDRVFTSSDLGVRKPSLRFYRQVLRATRALPHETFFLDDRPENVLAALSVGMRGTFNMSELYRTLNNLVGDPVQRGLGFLRRQRGHFPTTTQHGEPIAENYAPLLILEALKDQYASFLS from the coding sequence ATGGTCTCTATCAATGCGGCGAATCCTAGAGTAACGACCATCCTGGTTGATCTAGGGGGTGTATTCATGCATCCACAGCTGGAAAGCAAGTTGGCGACTCGCGAATCGGCAATATCCTTGCGGAGGATCATGTCGACGGCGGTCTGGATGGATTACGAAGCGGGACAACTGAGTGATCGAGAATGTTTTGATCAGCTGGCCAAGGAATATCACTTTCAAGCAAGTGACCTGGCGCAGATAATCAAAAGCTTTCGCGACACTATCTGCTATGATCAGGCCACTGCCTCTATCTTcaaagaaatcaaacagTCTGGGACGCGCATCTTCCTGGTCTCCAACATATCAAAGGAAGACTATGCCGCCCTCCGTCACCGCTGGGACGATGAGTTCTGGTCCATATTTGACCGCGTCTTTACCTCATCAGATTTAGGCGTCCGCAAGCCCAGTTTGCGGTTCTACCGTCAAGTCCTTCGAGCGACGCGGGCACTACCACATGAAACCTTCTTTCTAGATGATAGACCCGAGAACGTGCTCGCTGCCCTCTCCGTCGGGATGAGAGGGACATTTAACATGTCAGAGCTCTATCGGACCCTGAACAATTTGGTTGGTGACCCTGTACAACGAGGGCTTGGATTCTTGCGACGACAGAGGGGCCACTTTCCTACAACTACGCAACACGGCGAGCCAATCGCTGAGAATTATGCTCCTCTTCTGATCCTGGAAGCGTTAAAAGACCAGTACGCTTCGTTCTTATCCTGA
- a CDS encoding uncharacterized protein (predicted protein), with product MDSLETLRSDLEWSLPQLLNDKDPAGLGTEGLGQSPSQLDVHRRLAASNDQPAGRQGEIETWLSDKQSPLDDLHSELSLGYLVTESYGNDLILLKKTLGKYYRRATDALVSTLTDTVQQMLFIFVIGAATHTIHDTGHTSLLFICTL from the exons ATGGACAGTTTGGAAACATTGAGAAGTGACCTTGAATGGTCACTTCCTCAACTATTGAATGACAAAGACCCTGCTGGGCTGGGCACTGAAGGGTTAGGACAAAGCCCATCACAGCTGGATGTGCATCGAAGGCTGGCCGCATCGAATGATCAGCCTGCTGGACGGCAAGGAGAAATTGAAACCTGGCTTAGCGACAAGCAAAGTCCCCTAGATGATCTACATAGCGAACTCTCACTCGGATATCTGGTCACAGAGAGCTACGGGAATGACCTCATCCTGCTCAAGAAGACTCTAG GCAAATATTATAGAAGGGCAACTGATGCACTTGTGTCTACCCTCACGGACACCGTCCAACAGATGTTATTCATCTTTGTCATAGGTGCTGCTACCCATACTATACATGACACTGGTCACACCAGTCTTCTGTTTATTTGCACACTCTAA
- a CDS encoding cytochrome P450 (cytochrome P450 CYP11/CYP12/CYP24/CYP27 subfamilies): MFVLPTTFMSVSHGIYQLLFLALLATAWRIYSNRFRHPLSHYPGPFFWTISRLPYAVTYAQGTLHRRVRQLHDVYGDVVRVAPDELSYRTEQAWKDIHGYSRNFPKDMRFYQTSKNKAPSVVIAPDGVHGRQKRSILRAFSERAMKSHEHLLRPFVDSLIQKLQHASTSTEGGAVDLTEWYNYIMFDFMAHELFGQSLGCLENGVNHPWVDMLFGSIKVWAFLSQSKYFPNLSWIIKTAVRLFCRDLLNHRSKKLGCIASKIPEGEGSDSSLPTFNSFLRANKGPHSTLSTEEVLSNHSFMMMAGSETTATLLSGCTFFLLKHPQVYKKLTSEIRNRFSSSTEMTFSSLANMAYLRAVLQEALRMYPPLPLGMPRVVPPGGAIISGQFVPEKTSVAVASWATYQSSSNFNTPQMFLPERWLDTGPGDNDVKGAMQPFSVGPRACPGKNLAFGEASLILARLIWEFDLELSPQCSSWAYQRAYIIWDKGPLLIKLTPRI, from the exons ATGTTCGTTCTTCCAACCACCTTCATGAGTGTCTCGCACGGTATTTACCAATTACTCTTTCTA GCTCTTTTAGCCACGGCGTGGAGAATATATTCGAATCGATTCCGTCACCCTCTTAGTCATTACCCGGgtcctttcttctggacAATTTCAAGATTGCCATACGCGGTGACCTACGCCCAAGGAACACTACATAGGCGGGTCCGACAGCTTCATGATGTGTACGGGGATGTTGTCCGTGTTGCTCCAGACGAATTAAGCTATCGAACCGAGCAAGCGTGGAAAGACATCCATGGCTACTCGCGGAACTTCCCCAAAGACATGCGGTTCTATCAAACGTCCAAAAATAAAGCTCCAAGTGTTGTTATCGCTCCAGATGGCGTCCACGGTCGGCAGAAGCGATCAATTCTCCGGGCATTCTCAGAGCGAGCGATGAAGTCTCATGAGCACCTTCTGAGGCCCTTTGTTGATTCTCTCATTCAGAAGCTCCAGCATGCCAGTACAAGTACGGAGGGTGGTGCTGTGGACCTGACAGAATGGTATAACTATATAATGTTCGATTTCATGGCCCATGAGCTCTTTGGCCAGTCTCTCGGCTGCCTTGAAAATGGAGTGAACCACCCGTGGGTGGACATGCTATTCGGGTCGATCAAGGTATGGGCTTTTCTTAGCCAGTCCAAGTACTTCCCAAACCTCTCCTGGATTATCAAAACCGCAGTGCGACTTTTCTGTCGCGATCTTCTCAACCATCGAAGCAAAAAGTTGGGTTGCATCGCCTCTAAGATCCCTGAGGGAGAGGGATCGGACTCGAGCTTGCCAACATTTAACAGTTTCCTCCGAGCTAACAAAGGCCCTCACTCGACACTTTCCACAGAGGAGGTCTTGTCCAATCACAGCTTCATGATGATGGCAGGTAGTGAAACAACCGCGACTCTGTTGTCTGGCTGCacattctttctcctgaaGCATCCGCAGGTGTACAAGAAGCTTACGTCCGAAATCCGGAACCGTTTCTCCTCGTCGACAGAGATGACATTCTCGTCTCTAGCAAATATGGCATACCTGAGGGCCGTGCTCCAAGAAGCATTGCGGATGTATCCGCCGCTACCGCTCGGCATGCCGCGCGTTGTACCCCCTGGGGGAGCTATAATTTCGGGCCAATTCGTGCCagagaag ACATCTGTTGCTGTCGCTTCGTGGGCGACCTACCAGTCCTCCTCAAACTTTAATACCCCTCAAATGTTTCTCCCAGAACGCTGGCTTGATACTGGTCCTGGTGACAACGATGTTAAAGGTGCTATGCAGCCCTTTTCGGTGGGCCCACGAGCGTGTCCGGGGAAAAA TCTGGCCTTTGGAGAGGCCAGTTTAATCCTTGCGCGGTTGATATGGGAGTTTGATTTAGAGTTGTCACCGCAGTGCTCTAGCTGGGCATATCAACGGGCCTATATTATCTGGGACAAGGGCCCGCTTCTAATTAAACTGACACCCCGCATTTAG
- a CDS encoding uncharacterized protein (predicted protein), with product MSAFKKNTELKEHLEGHIQLKRWPSECVDPSCSHTAADEVDYRRHLRDVHHYQRNICVRPETTCKKRSSSALDESSTSDRKQPMEVKRPCKRQKAGSKPSHGIKGLTFINWGPPTARLRAMSPAQVRKKDQDNQCPSINLHAVSQDGHSARSASLDLPGLIDDTSTCSSYSAVPPAMSAIPIDPQILQSPPGLCANQCKDMGSTVPVILGSMETVTAPMNQQRATFPIRRPWQTLRRWRLTAKRLLT from the coding sequence ATGAGTGCTTTCAAGAAAAACACCGAACTGAAAGAACATCTAGAAGGTCACATTCAGTTAAAACGGTGGCCATCGGAATGTGTTGACCCGTCATGTAGCCACACCGCCGCTGACGAGGTGGACTACCGTCGGCATCTTCGCGACGTGCACCATTACCAAAGGAATATCTGTGTGCGGCCCGAGACGACCTGCAAGAAACGATCCTCCTCTGCCCTGGACGAGTCTTCAACCTCGGACAGAAAGCAACCCATGGAAGTGAAACGACCCTGCAAACGTCAAAAGGCCGGGTCGAAGCCTTCACATGGTATCAAGGGGCTGACTTTCATCAATTGGGGGCCCCCTACAGCACGATTAAGAGCGATGAGTCCTGCGCAGGTTCGGAAGAAAGATCAGGACAACCAATGCCCAAGCATCAATCTGCACGCAGTATCACAGGATGGCCATTCTGCTCGATCAGCTTCACTTGACCTCCCCGGCCTGATAGATGATACGAGCACCTGCTCCAGCTACTCTGCAGTCCCTCCCGCCATGAGTGCCATCCCTATTGACCCTCAGATCTTGCAATCTCCCCCTGGCTTGTGTGCCAACCAGTGCAAGGATATGGGCAGCACCGTACCTGTGATCCTGGGGAGTATGGAGACAGTCACTGCGCCAATGAACCAGCAGAGAGCGACGTTTCCCATCAGACGCCCCTGGCAAACCCTACGCAGATGGAGATTGACTGCCAAGAGGCTGCTTACCTAG
- a CDS encoding cytochrome P450 (predicted protein), with protein sequence MVMDQAWTWMALVAIAGLFWITRIFYRLYFHPLAKIPGPKLAAASHLLEFYYDVILGGKFLFQVEKMHQKYGPIVRINPKEVHIIDPTFYNEIYASGMRKRDKYEGFVRSLAADESTVSTVGSEKHRFRRSILQNFFSKRSVMEFSSAIGERVEKLMRRLEVFEKTQTPVALDVVFSALTSDMITYICYGKDWKFLDHKDFNCDIHQAGVDFANFFHFNRFFPWVFMTLRALSPRMLALLIPGRAATFKFQESLLKHAIEMAANEQSDAPSKETEKSRPNVISNLINPSIPYMERSRRRLEDEVITILVAGTEAPVKVLSMAMYYLGSEPAIGEKLRAELKTILPARTSTATYAELEKLPYLHGVVYESLRISDSVIARFPRIAPTETLRYKDHILPPGTPMSCSSYFISRNHDLFPNPEKFDPERWIHAAEKGENLKQHLTAFTKGSRICLGINLTIAELFLTIAHMCRRYHILLHNTEPEDVCTTSDLLAGYTRRGVLKVHAKLKAVRE encoded by the exons ATGGTGATGGACCAGGCCTGGACCTGGATGGCTCTTGTGGCTATCGCGGGACTCTTCTGGATAACTAGGATCTTTTATCGTTTATATTTCCATCCGCTGGCAAAAATACCTGGCCCTAAACTAGCTGCCGCTTCACATCTCCTGGAGTTCTACTACGATGTGATCCTTGGGGGCAAATTCCTATTCCAAGTGGAGAAAATGCATCAGAAGTACG GCCCTATTGTGCGTATCAATCCAAAGGAGGTCCATATCATCGATCCCACCTTCTATAACGAGATATATGCATCAGGGATGCGAAAGCGTGATAAGTATGAGGGGTTTGTGCGCTCTCTCGCTGCCGACGAGTCTACTGTCTCCACCGTGGGCTCTGAAAAGCACCGTTTCCGACGCAGCATCCTTCAGAACTTTTTCTCCAAGCGCTCTGTTATGGAATTTTCATCAGCAATTGGTGAGAGGGTAGAGAAGCTGATGCGGCGCCTGGAGGTATTCGAGAAAACCCAGACCCCAGTGGCTCTTGATGTAGTATTCTCAGCATTAACCTCCGATATGATTACCTATATCTGCTACGGGAAAGATTGGAAATTCCTAGATCATAAGGATTTCAATTGCGACATTCACCAGGCTGGTGTGGATTTTGCCaatttctttcatttcaaCCGATTTTTCCCCTGGGTGTTCATGACGCTGCGAGCACTGTCTCCACGAATGTTGGCACTCCTCATACCCGGTCGAGCGGCAACGTTCAAATTCCAGGAATCTCTCCTTAAGCATGCGATTGAAATGGCCGCGAACGAACAATCTGATGCCCCCAGCAAAGAAACTGAAAAGTCTCGTCCGAATGTGATCTCCAACTTAATCAATCCATCTATACCATATATGGAACGAAGTCGTCGGCGTCTGGAGGACGAAGTCATCACAATTCTTGTCGCTGGAACAGAAGCACCCGTTAAGGTTTTATCAATGGCTATGTATTATCTTGGCAGTGAGCCGGCTATCGGCGAGAAATTACGGGCAGAACTGAAAACCATCTTACCGGCACGTACCAGTACTGCCACATATGCAGAGCTTGAAAAGCTGCCATATTTA CATGGCGTTGTTTATGAGTCTTTACGCATATCGGACTCAGTTATTGCACGGTTCCCTCGAATAGCGCCAACAGAAACACTCCGATACAAAGACCATATTCTTCCTCCCGGA ACTCCAATGAGCTGTTCTTCTTACTTTATCTCTCGCAACCACGATCTTTTTCCCAACCCCGAGAAATTCGACCCAGAGAGATGGATCCATGCAGCTGAGAAAGGTGAGAATCTAAAGCAACATCTAACAGCGTTCACCAAGGGAAGCAGAATATGCCTTGGAATAAA TTTGACCATAGCCGAGTTGTTCTTGACGATTGCCCATATGTGCCGTCGGTATCATATACTTCTGCACAACACTGAGCCAGAAGATGTATGTACGACAAgtgatcttcttgctggatATACACGACGGGGAGTCTTGAAAGTACATGCTAAACTCAAGGCCGTGAGGGAGTAA